One stretch of Flavobacterium sp. 9 DNA includes these proteins:
- the nuoK gene encoding NADH-quinone oxidoreductase subunit NuoK yields MGNILNQIGIENYIFLSVVLFCIGIFGVLYRRNAIIVFMSIEIMLNAVNLLFVAFSTYHQDAQGQVFVFFSMAVAAAEVAVGLAILVSIFRNLGSISIDNLKNLKG; encoded by the coding sequence ATGGGTAATATATTAAATCAAATAGGTATTGAAAACTACATCTTTTTAAGTGTTGTACTTTTCTGTATTGGTATTTTTGGTGTATTGTACAGACGAAATGCTATTATCGTTTTCATGTCTATCGAAATCATGTTGAATGCTGTTAACCTTTTATTTGTTGCTTTTTCAACTTATCATCAAGATGCACAAGGACAAGTCTTTGTATTCTTCTCGATGGCAGTTGCTGCAGCAGAAGTTGCAGTTGGATTGGCTATTTTAGTTTCGATCTTTAGAAATTTAGGTTCGATTAGTATCGATAATTTAAAAAATTTAAAAGGATAA
- a CDS encoding NADH-quinone oxidoreductase subunit J gives MIHIPDFAHATTVQVVFCFLAFITVITAFLTIFSRNPIHSAIYLVICFFSIAGHYLLLNAQFLAVVHIIVYSGAIMILFLFTIMLMNLNEQREVHRPRITRLGAIVSFCLICVVLIAIFINSKPIVGEYDSTGEDFQSIEVLGKILLNEYMVPFEFASILLLVAMIGTVLLSKKEKLNK, from the coding sequence ATGATACATATTCCTGATTTTGCTCACGCAACAACTGTACAAGTTGTATTTTGTTTCTTAGCGTTTATTACGGTAATTACCGCTTTTTTGACTATTTTTAGTAGAAACCCAATTCATAGTGCTATTTACTTGGTAATCTGTTTTTTTTCGATTGCTGGTCACTATTTATTATTAAACGCTCAATTTTTGGCTGTCGTACATATAATAGTCTACTCTGGAGCGATTATGATTCTTTTCCTGTTTACGATTATGTTAATGAATCTGAACGAACAACGAGAAGTACACCGACCTAGAATTACACGTTTAGGCGCTATTGTTTCTTTCTGTTTGATTTGTGTTGTACTGATTGCCATTTTCATTAACTCTAAACCAATTGTTGGAGAATATGATTCAACTGGTGAAGATTTCCAATCGATCGAGGTTCTTGGTAAAATATTATTGAACGAATATATGGTTCCGTTTGAATTTGCTTCTATCTTGCTTTTAGTAGCCATGATTGGAACTGTATTATTGTCTAAAAAAGAAAAATTAAATAAATAA
- a CDS encoding NADH-quinone oxidoreductase subunit I has translation MSIETISLSGRKKMVSNKEMTFWERLYLVAIVKGLGITLKHLFRKKVTIHYPEQVREMSPVYRGQHQLKRDEQGRENCTACGLCALSCPAEAITMKAAERKADEKHLYREEKYASIYEINMLRCIFCGLCEEACPKDAIYLTTSKVLVPSSYEREDFIFGKDRLVMPLDVAIKNAQLNNAN, from the coding sequence ATGTCAATAGAAACTATATCATTATCGGGTAGAAAAAAGATGGTCTCTAACAAAGAGATGACTTTTTGGGAACGATTGTATCTTGTGGCGATTGTGAAAGGATTAGGTATCACACTTAAACACTTATTCAGAAAAAAAGTAACTATTCACTATCCTGAGCAAGTGCGTGAAATGAGTCCTGTTTATCGTGGTCAACACCAGTTGAAACGTGATGAACAAGGTCGTGAAAATTGTACTGCTTGCGGATTATGTGCTTTATCATGTCCGGCTGAAGCAATCACAATGAAAGCTGCAGAACGTAAGGCAGATGAAAAACATTTGTACAGAGAAGAAAAATATGCTTCGATATATGAAATCAATATGTTACGTTGTATTTTCTGTGGTTTATGTGAAGAAGCTTGTCCAAAAGATGCTATTTATTTGACGACTTCAAAAGTTTTAGTTCCTTCAAGCTATGAAAGAGAAGACTTCATTTTTGGAAAAGACAGATTAGTGATGCCTCTTGATGTGGCAATCAAAAACGCTCAACTTAATAATGCTAACTAA
- the nuoH gene encoding NADH-quinone oxidoreductase subunit NuoH, protein MVDGTFIIEKSVVIVVVFAITMIMAMYSTWAERKVAAYLQDRVGPNRAGWGGLLQPLADGMKLFSKEEFFPNTPNKFLFVVGPAIAMSTALMTSAVIPWGDKLHIFGRDVYLQATDINIGILYIFGVLSVGVYGIMIGGWASNNKFSLMGAIRAASQMVSYEVAMGLSMIALLMMTGTLSLKEISLQQPEWHWNVLYQPLSFLIFLICSFAETNRTPFDLAECENELIGGYHTEYSSMKMGFYLFAEYASMFISATIISVLFFGGYNYPGMSWMVENVGVNTANLLGIAVLFVKICFFIFFYMWVRWTIPRFRYDQLMNLGWRILIPLSIINIMITGAVILRHDIAAALGF, encoded by the coding sequence ATGGTAGATGGTACGTTTATTATAGAAAAGAGTGTTGTAATTGTTGTAGTTTTCGCTATCACAATGATTATGGCCATGTACTCTACTTGGGCTGAACGTAAAGTTGCGGCTTATCTTCAGGATCGTGTTGGACCAAACCGTGCAGGATGGGGAGGATTATTGCAACCTCTTGCAGATGGTATGAAATTATTTTCTAAAGAAGAATTTTTCCCAAATACACCTAATAAATTTTTATTTGTTGTAGGACCGGCAATTGCCATGAGTACAGCTTTAATGACAAGTGCTGTAATTCCGTGGGGAGATAAATTACATATTTTTGGTCGTGATGTTTATTTACAAGCAACCGATATTAATATTGGTATATTATACATCTTCGGAGTACTTTCAGTAGGTGTTTATGGTATTATGATTGGTGGATGGGCATCTAACAATAAATTTTCATTGATGGGAGCTATTCGTGCTGCTTCTCAAATGGTTTCTTATGAAGTTGCCATGGGATTATCAATGATTGCTTTATTAATGATGACTGGAACTTTAAGCTTAAAAGAAATCTCATTACAACAGCCAGAATGGCATTGGAATGTTTTATACCAACCTTTATCATTCTTAATTTTCTTAATTTGTTCGTTTGCTGAAACAAACAGAACTCCTTTTGACTTAGCAGAATGTGAAAACGAATTAATTGGAGGTTACCATACTGAATATTCATCCATGAAAATGGGATTCTATTTATTTGCTGAATATGCTAGTATGTTTATCTCGGCAACTATTATTTCTGTTTTATTCTTTGGTGGATATAATTATCCTGGAATGAGCTGGATGGTAGAAAATGTTGGTGTAAATACTGCCAATCTTTTAGGAATCGCAGTATTGTTTGTTAAAATATGTTTCTTCATATTCTTTTATATGTGGGTACGTTGGACAATTCCAAGATTTAGATATGACCAATTAATGAATTTAGGATGGAGAATTTTAATTCCGCTTTCGATCATTAATATCATGATTACAGGTGCTGTTATTTTAAGACACGATATCGCAGCAGCTTTAGGATTCTAA
- a CDS encoding 2Fe-2S iron-sulfur cluster-binding protein, which yields MKVTIDGQSIDVEPGTTILQAARMIGGDLVPPAMCYYSKLKGSGGKCRCCLVEVSKGSEADPRPMPKLMASCVTGCMDGMEVNSKSSDRVTEARKSVTEFLLINHPLDCPICDQAGECDLQNLSFEHGNPKSRFIEEKRTFEPEDIGPNIQLHMNRCILCQRCVQVADQLTDNRVHGVLDRGDHANISTGISKAIDNEFSGNMIDVCPVGALTDKTFRFKSRVWFNKPYNAHRECTTPGCCGKTTVWMFGGEIQRVTGRKDEYHEVEEFICNSCRFEHKNVNDWVIEGPREFEKDSVINQNNYTQKLEKVEIDTEKTILMGRDIDRKKISMAEIPLNTNNKNS from the coding sequence ATGAAAGTAACCATAGACGGTCAAAGTATAGACGTAGAGCCAGGAACAACGATCCTGCAGGCTGCACGTATGATTGGTGGAGATTTGGTGCCGCCAGCCATGTGCTATTACTCAAAATTAAAAGGCAGCGGCGGAAAATGTCGTTGTTGTTTAGTTGAAGTTTCTAAAGGAAGTGAGGCTGACCCAAGACCAATGCCAAAACTTATGGCATCTTGTGTAACAGGATGTATGGACGGAATGGAAGTAAACAGTAAATCTTCTGATCGTGTAACAGAAGCTCGTAAATCTGTAACAGAATTTTTATTAATCAATCACCCGTTAGATTGCCCTATTTGTGATCAGGCTGGTGAATGTGATCTTCAAAACTTAAGTTTTGAGCACGGAAATCCGAAATCACGTTTTATTGAAGAAAAAAGAACATTTGAACCAGAAGATATTGGTCCAAATATTCAACTACATATGAACCGTTGTATTCTATGTCAAAGATGTGTACAAGTTGCAGATCAATTGACAGACAACAGAGTTCACGGAGTATTAGATCGTGGTGATCACGCTAATATTTCAACTGGAATCTCAAAAGCTATTGACAATGAATTTTCAGGAAACATGATTGATGTTTGTCCTGTTGGAGCATTGACTGATAAAACTTTCCGTTTCAAATCAAGAGTTTGGTTCAACAAACCTTACAATGCACATAGAGAGTGTACTACGCCTGGATGTTGTGGAAAAACTACTGTTTGGATGTTTGGTGGAGAAATTCAACGTGTAACTGGTCGTAAAGATGAGTACCATGAAGTGGAAGAATTCATTTGCAACAGCTGTCGTTTTGAACATAAAAATGTAAATGACTGGGTTATTGAAGGACCAAGAGAATTTGAAAAAGATTCTGTTATCAACCAAAATAACTACACTCAAAAATTAGAGAAAGTAGAAATCGATACTGAAAAAACTATCCTTATGGGTAGAGATATTGACCGTAAAAAAATTAGTATGGCTGAAATTCCATTAAACACAAACAACAAAAATTCTTAA
- the nuoF gene encoding NADH-quinone oxidoreductase subunit NuoF, giving the protein MSQKILLDKINVPGIKTYEVYRQNGGYASVEKALKTLTPDEVVEEVKKSGLRGRGGAGFPAGMKWSFIDKKSGKPRHLVCNADESEPGTFKDRYLMEFIPHLLIEGMITSSFALGANLSYIYIRGEYMWVFKILERAIAEAKAAGWLGKNILGTGYDLELHVHCGAGAYICGEETALIESLEGKRGNPRIKPPFPAVSGLWANPTVVNNVETIATVPWIINNSGDDYAKIGIGRSTGTKLISASGHIKNPGVYEIELGLSVDEFMNSDEYLGGMSSSRPLKAFVPGGSSVPILPAELIFKTANGEDRLMTYESLSDGGFATGSMLGSGGFIVYNDTACVVRNTWNFARFYHHESCGQCTPCREGTGWLEKILWRIENGQGREEDIELLWSIQSKIEGNTICPLGDAASWPVAAAIRHFRDEFEYHVRFPEKIKHRDHFVAEPFSQVKHLVGGKVIV; this is encoded by the coding sequence ATGTCACAGAAAATATTATTAGATAAAATCAATGTTCCGGGTATCAAAACCTACGAAGTATATCGCCAAAATGGTGGTTATGCTTCTGTAGAAAAAGCTTTGAAAACACTTACACCAGATGAAGTTGTTGAAGAAGTAAAAAAATCAGGACTTCGTGGTCGTGGTGGTGCAGGTTTCCCTGCCGGAATGAAATGGAGTTTTATTGACAAAAAATCAGGAAAACCAAGACACTTAGTTTGCAATGCCGATGAATCTGAACCGGGAACATTCAAAGATCGCTATTTGATGGAATTTATTCCTCACTTATTGATCGAAGGAATGATCACTTCAAGTTTTGCCTTAGGCGCTAACTTATCATATATCTACATTCGTGGAGAATATATGTGGGTTTTCAAAATACTAGAAAGAGCAATCGCCGAAGCTAAAGCTGCCGGTTGGTTAGGAAAAAATATATTAGGAACAGGTTACGATTTAGAATTACACGTTCACTGTGGAGCCGGAGCTTATATTTGTGGAGAAGAAACTGCACTTATCGAATCTTTGGAAGGTAAAAGAGGAAATCCTCGTATCAAACCACCATTCCCTGCGGTATCAGGACTTTGGGCAAATCCAACTGTGGTAAATAACGTAGAAACTATCGCAACTGTGCCTTGGATCATCAACAATTCTGGTGATGATTATGCAAAAATCGGTATTGGACGTTCAACAGGAACTAAATTAATTTCTGCTTCAGGACACATTAAAAACCCGGGAGTTTATGAAATTGAATTAGGTTTAAGTGTTGACGAATTCATGAATTCTGACGAATACTTAGGCGGAATGTCTTCTAGCAGACCTCTGAAAGCATTTGTACCGGGAGGATCTTCTGTGCCAATTTTACCAGCTGAATTAATTTTCAAAACAGCAAATGGAGAAGACAGATTAATGACTTACGAATCTTTAAGTGATGGTGGTTTTGCTACCGGATCAATGTTAGGTTCTGGAGGATTTATCGTTTACAATGACACTGCATGTGTTGTTAGAAACACTTGGAATTTTGCACGTTTTTATCACCATGAATCTTGCGGACAATGTACTCCTTGTCGTGAAGGAACTGGATGGTTAGAAAAAATATTGTGGAGAATCGAAAACGGTCAGGGCCGTGAAGAAGATATCGAATTATTGTGGAGCATTCAAAGCAAAATCGAGGGTAATACAATTTGCCCATTAGGTGATGCAGCTTCTTGGCCAGTAGCAGCAGCGATTCGCCATTTTAGAGATGAGTTTGAATATCACGTTCGTTTCCCTGAAAAAATAAAACACAGAGATCACTTTGTTGCTGAACCTTTCTCGCAAGTGAAACATTTAGTAGGCGGTAAAGTAATCGTATAA
- a CDS encoding NAD(P)H-dependent oxidoreductase subunit E, translating into MERKHYKQEINMTEALMTRINELISHYPEDKRKSALLPVLHEVQDAHDNWLSTELQDKVAEILHIKPIEVYEVVTFYTMYNQKPIGKYMFEFCQTSCCCLSGAENLMDYTSEKLGIKMGETTPDGMFTIAGVECLGACGYAPMMQLGDFYKEKLTEEKIDQLIADCRDDKIILHDK; encoded by the coding sequence ATGGAACGTAAACATTACAAACAAGAAATAAACATGACTGAAGCATTGATGACTCGCATCAATGAATTGATCAGTCATTATCCTGAAGACAAAAGAAAATCGGCTTTGTTACCTGTTTTACACGAAGTGCAAGACGCTCACGACAACTGGTTAAGTACAGAGTTACAGGATAAAGTTGCTGAAATTTTGCACATCAAACCAATTGAGGTTTACGAAGTGGTTACTTTTTATACCATGTACAACCAAAAACCAATTGGAAAATACATGTTCGAATTCTGTCAAACTTCTTGTTGTTGTTTAAGCGGTGCCGAAAATTTAATGGATTATACTTCTGAAAAATTAGGCATTAAAATGGGTGAAACAACTCCAGACGGAATGTTTACCATTGCTGGTGTAGAATGTTTAGGTGCTTGCGGATATGCTCCGATGATGCAGTTAGGAGATTTCTACAAAGAAAAATTGACAGAAGAAAAAATCGATCAGTTAATCGCTGATTGTAGAGATGATAAAATAATATTACACGATAAATAA
- a CDS encoding NADH-quinone oxidoreductase subunit D: MSELLLPPEHRYAKIIKDKLNEDGSELSVLNLGPTHPATHGIFQNILLMDGERILEAEPTIGYIHRAFEKIAENRPFYQITPLTDRMNYCSSPINNMGWWMTLEKLLNIEVPKRAQYLRVIVMELARITDHLICNSILGVDTGAYTGFLYVFQFREKVYEIYEEICGARLTTNMGRIGGFERDWSPEAFRKLDVFLQDFPVAWQEFVNLFERNRIFLDRTVDVGAISAEQAMAYGFTGPNLRAAGVDYDVRVAQPYSSYEDFDFVVPVGKSGDTYDRFCVRNAEVWESLSIIRQALEKMPAGNEYHAEVPDYYLPPKEDVYTSMESLIYHFKIVMGEVPVPVAEIYHPVEGGNGEIGFYLVTDGSRTPYRLHFRRPCFIYYQAYPEMIKGSLLSDAIVILSSLNVIAGELDA, from the coding sequence ATGTCAGAACTATTATTACCACCAGAGCATCGATATGCTAAAATAATTAAGGATAAACTAAACGAAGACGGAAGCGAGCTTTCAGTACTAAATTTAGGTCCTACACACCCGGCGACTCACGGTATTTTTCAAAATATCCTGTTAATGGACGGTGAAAGAATTCTTGAGGCTGAACCAACTATTGGATACATCCACAGAGCTTTTGAAAAAATCGCCGAAAATCGTCCTTTTTACCAAATTACTCCTCTTACTGACCGTATGAACTATTGCTCCTCTCCTATTAATAATATGGGATGGTGGATGACTTTAGAGAAATTACTAAATATTGAAGTTCCTAAAAGAGCACAATATTTAAGAGTAATTGTAATGGAGTTGGCTCGTATTACAGATCACTTAATTTGTAACTCGATTCTTGGTGTTGATACTGGTGCTTATACCGGTTTCTTATACGTTTTTCAATTTAGAGAAAAAGTTTACGAAATCTACGAAGAAATTTGTGGTGCTCGTTTAACAACAAATATGGGAAGAATTGGTGGTTTCGAAAGAGATTGGTCACCTGAAGCTTTCCGCAAATTAGATGTCTTTTTACAAGATTTCCCTGTTGCTTGGCAAGAGTTTGTTAACTTATTCGAAAGAAACAGAATTTTCCTTGACAGAACTGTAGACGTAGGTGCAATCTCAGCAGAGCAAGCAATGGCTTACGGATTTACAGGTCCAAACTTACGTGCTGCCGGAGTTGATTACGACGTTCGTGTTGCACAACCTTACTCATCATACGAAGATTTCGATTTTGTTGTTCCTGTTGGAAAATCAGGAGATACTTACGATCGTTTCTGTGTTCGTAATGCTGAAGTTTGGGAAAGTTTAAGCATTATTCGTCAGGCATTAGAAAAAATGCCAGCCGGAAACGAATATCATGCAGAAGTTCCTGATTACTACCTTCCTCCAAAAGAAGATGTTTACACTTCAATGGAATCTTTAATTTATCACTTTAAGATTGTAATGGGAGAAGTTCCTGTACCAGTTGCAGAAATTTACCACCCTGTTGAAGGAGGAAATGGAGAAATCGGATTCTATTTAGTTACAGACGGAAGCAGAACTCCATATAGATTACATTTCAGAAGACCTTGTTTCATTTATTACCAAGCATATCCTGAAATGATCAAAGGTTCTTTATTATCTGATGCAATTGTTATTCTATCAAGTTTAAATGTTATTGCAGGAGAATTAGACGCCTAA
- a CDS encoding NADH-quinone oxidoreductase subunit C — MALENTLIQDKLTETFDTNVFNFHQERDIFSLETSADKITALILFLKNDSDLRFHFLTDLCGVHYPDNETERQFAIVYHLHNWYENKRIRIKVFLNGEKPAIKTISNIFLSSNWMERETYDFFGIDFIGHPQLKRILNMDEMVSFPMRKEFPMEDSGRTDKDDRFFGRTTTNC; from the coding sequence ATGGCTTTAGAAAACACCCTGATTCAAGATAAACTTACAGAAACATTTGATACAAATGTTTTTAACTTTCACCAAGAAAGAGATATTTTTTCATTAGAAACTTCTGCTGATAAAATCACAGCTTTAATTCTTTTTTTGAAAAACGATTCTGATTTACGTTTCCACTTTTTAACCGATTTATGCGGCGTTCATTATCCGGACAACGAAACAGAACGTCAGTTTGCAATCGTATATCATTTACACAATTGGTACGAAAACAAACGTATTAGAATCAAAGTATTCTTAAACGGTGAAAAACCAGCGATAAAAACCATTTCAAATATTTTCCTGAGTTCAAACTGGATGGAAAGAGAAACATACGATTTCTTCGGGATTGACTTTATTGGACATCCACAATTGAAACGTATTTTGAATATGGATGAGATGGTATCGTTCCCAATGCGAAAAGAATTCCCAATGGAAGACAGCGGAAGAACAGATAAAGACGATAGATTCTTTGGAAGAACAACAACAAATTGCTAA
- a CDS encoding NADH-quinone oxidoreductase subunit B translates to MSDSNVNMVAPPEGVVGEGFFATKLNDVVGLARANSLWPLPFATSCCGIEFMATMASHYDLARFGSERVSFSPRQADMLLVMGTISKKMAPILRQVYEQMSEPRWVIAVGACASSGGIFDTYSVLQGIDKVIPVDVYVPGCPPRPEQIVDGVMKLQELVKSESVRRRSSPEYQELLASYNIS, encoded by the coding sequence ATGAGCGATTCAAATGTAAATATGGTTGCGCCGCCGGAAGGAGTTGTAGGAGAAGGTTTCTTCGCTACAAAACTAAATGACGTTGTAGGTTTAGCAAGAGCCAATTCATTATGGCCATTGCCTTTTGCAACTTCATGCTGTGGTATCGAATTTATGGCTACAATGGCGTCACATTACGATTTAGCACGATTTGGTTCTGAGCGTGTGAGTTTTTCTCCTCGTCAGGCAGATATGTTATTAGTAATGGGAACTATTTCTAAGAAAATGGCACCTATTTTAAGACAAGTTTACGAACAAATGTCTGAACCTCGCTGGGTAATTGCAGTTGGAGCCTGTGCATCATCAGGTGGAATCTTCGATACTTATTCAGTTTTACAAGGAATTGACAAAGTAATTCCAGTTGACGTTTACGTTCCTGGATGTCCGCCAAGACCAGAGCAAATTGTTGATGGAGTAATGAAACTTCAGGAATTGGTAAAAAGCGAATCTGTTAGACGCAGAAGCTCACCAGAATACCAAGAATTACTAGCTTCATATAACATTTCATAA
- a CDS encoding NADH-quinone oxidoreductase subunit A, translated as MQSDQYSYIPILMQAILAIGFVVGTIIISGKLGPKRSSEVKDKNFECGIESVGNARIPFSVKYFLVAILFVLFDVEVIFLYPWAVNFKELGIEGMLKMIVFMSLLLVGFFYIIKKKALEWE; from the coding sequence ATGCAATCTGATCAATACAGTTACATTCCTATTTTAATGCAAGCAATTTTAGCTATTGGATTTGTGGTAGGAACAATCATTATTTCGGGAAAATTAGGCCCAAAAAGAAGTTCTGAAGTAAAAGACAAAAACTTTGAGTGTGGTATCGAATCTGTTGGTAACGCACGTATTCCTTTTTCGGTAAAATATTTCCTTGTTGCCATTTTGTTCGTATTGTTTGATGTAGAGGTAATTTTCCTTTATCCATGGGCAGTAAACTTCAAAGAATTAGGAATTGAAGGAATGCTTAAAATGATCGTGTTTATGTCACTTCTTTTAGTTGGCTTTTTCTACATCATTAAGAAAAAAGCATTAGAGTGGGAATAA
- a CDS encoding cold-shock protein: MRTGTVKFFNESKGYGFITDEETGKDIFVHASGINAEELREGDRVSYEEEEGRKGKVAAKVAVI; the protein is encoded by the coding sequence ATGCGTACAGGTACAGTAAAATTTTTCAATGAATCTAAAGGTTATGGATTCATTACAGACGAAGAAACAGGAAAAGATATCTTCGTTCACGCTTCAGGAATTAACGCGGAAGAATTACGCGAAGGTGACCGTGTAAGCTATGAAGAAGAAGAAGGAAGAAAAGGGAAAGTTGCTGCTAAAGTAGCAGTAATCTAA
- the aspS gene encoding aspartate--tRNA ligase, with the protein MYRSHNCGELNASNINTEVTLAGWVQKSRDKGFMNWVDLRDRYGITQLIFDEGRTDKTVFELAKTLGREFVIQVKGTVIEREAKNKNIPTGEIEILVSELTILNAALTPPFTIEDETDGGEDIRMKYRYLDIRRNPVKNSLLFRHKVAMEVRKYLSDLDFCEVETPYLIKSTPEGARDFVVPSRMNEGQFYALPQSPQTFKQLLMVGGMDKYFQIVKCFRDEDLRADRQPEFTQIDCEMAFVEQEDILNVFEGLTRHLLKEIKGIEVDKFPRITYDYAMKTYGNDKPDIRFGMEFGELNEFAQHKDFPVFNAAELVVGIAVPGAGNYTRKEIDALIDWVKRPQVGASGMVYAKCNDDGTFKSSVDKFYDQDDLGQWAKITGAKPGDMIFVLSGPANKTRAQLSALRMELATRLGLRNPEEFAPLWVVDFPLLELDEESGRYHAMHHPFTSPKPEDMQLLETEPGKVRANAYDMVLNGNEIGGGSIRIHDKATQQLMFKYLGFTEEEAKAQFGFLMDAFQFGAPPHGGLAFGLDRLVAILGGQETIRDFIAFPKNNSGRDVMIDAPATIDDAQLKELHIKVDLI; encoded by the coding sequence ATGTATAGAAGTCATAATTGTGGCGAATTAAACGCCTCAAATATTAATACGGAAGTTACACTTGCGGGTTGGGTTCAAAAATCACGCGATAAAGGATTTATGAATTGGGTTGATTTACGCGACCGTTACGGAATTACACAACTTATTTTCGACGAAGGTCGTACTGATAAAACTGTATTTGAATTGGCTAAAACTCTTGGTAGAGAATTTGTAATTCAGGTAAAAGGAACTGTAATTGAGCGTGAAGCTAAAAACAAAAATATCCCAACTGGTGAAATCGAAATTTTAGTTTCTGAGTTAACTATTCTAAACGCTGCTTTAACTCCTCCATTTACAATTGAAGATGAAACTGATGGTGGAGAAGACATCAGAATGAAATACCGTTACTTAGACATTAGAAGAAATCCTGTAAAAAACAGTTTATTATTCCGTCATAAAGTAGCAATGGAAGTTCGTAAATATCTATCTGATTTAGATTTCTGCGAAGTTGAAACTCCTTACTTAATCAAATCGACTCCTGAAGGTGCGAGAGATTTCGTTGTACCAAGCCGTATGAATGAAGGACAATTTTATGCATTACCACAATCGCCACAAACTTTCAAACAATTATTGATGGTTGGTGGAATGGATAAATATTTCCAGATCGTGAAATGTTTCCGTGACGAAGATTTGCGTGCAGACCGTCAGCCTGAGTTTACTCAAATCGATTGCGAAATGGCATTTGTGGAACAAGAAGACATTTTGAATGTTTTTGAAGGTCTTACAAGACATTTACTAAAAGAAATTAAAGGTATTGAAGTAGATAAATTCCCAAGAATTACCTACGATTATGCCATGAAAACATATGGAAACGACAAACCGGACATTCGTTTTGGGATGGAGTTTGGTGAATTAAACGAATTTGCACAACACAAAGATTTCCCAGTATTCAATGCTGCTGAATTAGTTGTGGGAATTGCAGTTCCGGGAGCAGGAAATTATACTCGTAAAGAAATTGACGCATTAATTGACTGGGTAAAACGCCCACAAGTTGGAGCATCAGGAATGGTGTATGCAAAATGTAATGATGACGGAACTTTTAAATCTTCTGTAGATAAATTCTACGATCAGGATGATTTAGGACAATGGGCAAAAATTACAGGAGCAAAACCTGGCGATATGATTTTTGTTCTTTCAGGACCGGCTAACAAAACACGTGCACAACTTTCGGCACTTCGTATGGAATTGGCAACTCGTTTAGGATTGCGTAATCCTGAGGAATTTGCTCCATTATGGGTTGTTGATTTCCCATTATTAGAACTTGACGAAGAAAGCGGTCGTTACCACGCGATGCATCACCCATTTACATCTCCAAAACCGGAAGACATGCAATTATTAGAAACTGAGCCAGGAAAGGTTCGTGCTAATGCATATGATATGGTTCTTAACGGAAATGAAATTGGCGGAGGATCGATTCGTATTCACGATAAAGCGACTCAACAATTAATGTTTAAATATTTAGGCTTTACCGAAGAAGAAGCAAAAGCTCAATTTGGTTTCTTAATGGATGCTTTCCAATTTGGAGCACCGCCACACGGAGGTTTAGCATTTGGTTTAGACAGATTGGTTGCTATTTTAGGAGGTCAGGAAACGATTAGAGATTTTATTGCTTTCCCAAAAAATAATTCAGGGCGCGATGTTATGATTGATGCTCCTGCTACAATTGATGATGCTCAATTAAAAGAATTACATATCAAAGTTGATTTGATCTAA